DNA from Quercus lobata isolate SW786 chromosome 1, ValleyOak3.0 Primary Assembly, whole genome shotgun sequence:
ACTCCTAGAGGTAGGGGGTTAGGTAGAGGAAATAGAAGTAGTCCTAGTAATTTTCCACAAAGATCCAATCTTGGCAAGAGAAAGGTTGGTGACATTGGTAATTACTTCGCTCCTAGGACAACACCGGGAGCTCAACCTTCTATTAAAAGTGTGCTTGCTGGCAAAGAAAAGAAGCGGAGGGTTGATATGGCTGTAGCTAGATGGATGTATGATGCTTGCATTCCAATTAATGCTGTGAATTCTAGTTATTATCAGCCTATGTTCAATGCTGTAGCTTCTTATGGTCCTGGATATAGAGGCCCAAATTATCATGCCCTTCGAGTGCCTTTGTTGAGAGAAGCAAAAAGAGAAGTTCAATTGATTGTTGATTCTCATCGTTCATATTGGGCTGATACTGGTTGTACAATAATGGCTGATGGGTGGACTGATACTAGGCATAGAACATTGATTAATTTTCTTGTCTATTGTCCTAAAGGTATTATTTTTATACGTTCTATTGATGCTTCTGACTTGGTTAAGGATGCTATTAATTTAAGCAACTTGTTTGATGAAATTGTTAATTGGGTTGGTCCTGCAAATATAGTACATTTGGTCACTGACAATGCTGCAAATTATGTAGCTGCTGGAAGAATTTTGTGTGGAAAATATAGGAATATTAGTTGGTCACCTTGTGCAGCACATTGCCTAAAcctaatttttaaagaaattgggAAGATGGATCATGTAGCTAAACTTGCAAAGCGTGCATCCAAGATCACTGTGTTCATCTATAACCATGTGGCTTTGCAAGCTTGGTTGAGGACTAGAAAAAATTGGACGGAAATTGTGCGTCCAGGGCCAACTAAGTTTGCTACTACTTTCATTGCCTTAGGGAGTCTTAAGGAACATAAGCATGACTTACAAGCATTGGTGACTAGCAAATTTTATGTTGAATCAAAATATGCAAAAGATAAGAAAGCAAAGGCAGTGGTGAAAATCATTCTTGATAATCAATTTTGGAATGATTGTCATGTAATTGTGCATATTATGTCACCATTGATTCGTTTATTACGCATTATTGATTCTGATGAAAAACCAGCTATGGGTTATGTATATGATGGCATGTATAGAGTAATTgatggaattaaaaaaattttcaaggacAAAAAGAGACTATGGGAGCCTTATGTTAATATTATCAAGGATCGTTGGGATAATCAATTCTATAGAGATATTCATGCTGCTGCTTATTGGTTGAATCCTGCATTCCAATATGACACATCCACTCTTAATAAGAGGCTAGAGACACAATCTGCTGTGACAGATGTTATTGAATCAAAAGTTTCAGTTGGTCGGTTGAAGTTGGTGGAGGAATTAAGGCTATTTCGAGAGCGTGAACAAACTTTTGGAACTCAACTTGCTCAAGAATCAGCCAAGACATCTCAGCCGGGTAAGATAATGTTTACTTTAactactaataaaataaaaatatgttttaaagATCATAgttcctttttatatttttgggataagtaTAGTTGTGTTTATTGATTCATTGTATtattgttttgtgttttatatGGAACTTAGATGAGTGGTGGAAGTTGTTTGGATCTTGTGCTCCAACCTTACAAAAGTTTGCAATTCGGATCCTTAGCCAAACAGCTGCCTCTTCGGGATGTGAGCGGAATTGGAGTGCTTTTGAACAAATACAtaccaaaagaagaaatagattgGAGCATCAACGACTTAATGATCTTGTATTTGTTCATTATAACTACCGATTGAAAGAAaggtatatattatatagtttcTTTGTTTCAATGTTTTTGTGGGGAAATATGAATGATTCATTGATTTGGTCAAGTGGGTTCTTTGTGATTGTTAAATATAAGTGATTTGGTTactaaacaaattattaattatgttCATCTCATGATATAGAGTCAAAAGAAAGAAGTTCAATTTTGATCCTATTGACTATGCAAGTATCGATAAAACTGAATTTTGGGTAGTGGAAGATGAGGAACCTCCATTTCTTGATCATGAGGAGATAGAAAATGCATTATATGAAGAGGGAGCCTATCCAATTGAAGAAGGGTCTTCTAGCCATGTACAAAGAGGTTAGTTTATAACAATTCTTTGCTTAGATGCATATTTTAATTAGaccatttattatttatgagaaatgatattgttctttggttttggaATTTGTATAGATATGGACAATGAAGTgattgaggatgatgatgatgacattAATTTGGAATCATttggtgatgaagatgatgctCCTCCCGGATTTAGAGATAAAAATCATCCTATTCATGTTgaagttgaagaagatgaagatgaggatgatgatgatgatgctagtGGTGGAGCATTTGGTTCACATGAtgatattgattttaattttcttcataaCAAATGAAGCTTGggtcttaaaagttaaaacttagtagtttttttgaaactttataacttatttgctatttggatgtaatgaacttatttgttatttttcatttgtcaTTTGGATGTAAATGTAATGACTAATGAACTTACTGTTGTggtatgtgtatttttttattagaagacAAAACTATAGATGAGTTGAGTTTGTTTGGATGTCCTACATTTTTTGTGGTCGGGGTTGGATGGTAACTTGGGTGGATTTGAAGCAAAGCAGGGAGAATGATAAGGCAAGTTACCATTTTGTATAAATTGTTGAGTTTGTTGAATAGAATATGAATGTGTATCTAttgaatagaatagaatatgAATGATAATCCAAGTCACCATTTTGTACAAATTGTTAACTGTTTTTCCCTCTAATTGCCTAATTAGAGGAGGATTTTTTGATGGGCTTTCAATGACTTGTTGATAAATGTTGTAAATCAGTAAATGTGTGGCAGTGAACTCTTTGTAATATGCTAGTCATGAGCCTAATTATGTttttagtatattaaaaaattattaattatttatataatttaaataaatattaattaaattatttatgacgtcaCCGGTTCGACCATCGATCGGACCCCGGTCCGACCATAAAACCGGTAATTAGCTCATTTTCCGGTTCTTTCAccgtaccggtttttaaaaccatggatGCATCAGATCGTGAAATTTGTTAAGAAATTATCTTAGGTGAGTGAAAAACTACAAAGAAATCTGTGTTTTTGTTTCAGGCCGGTATCCATTTTCCAGCCAAAATCCCGTATTTCTACCGGTACAGCCGAAACGCTCCCGGTACTACCGGTATTTAAACTGGTACGAAATGAGGATGTTTTTGTACCGTTTCAAACACCGGTACAGAAAATATCGGCTGTACCGGCCAGTACGGTACGAAACTGACTACCTTGGTACCATATTCCAAATATTTGAGAACTATTTTCCCAAACAATTCCTCCATGCAAAAGTAAAGAGGCAACCTCCTTCAGCATCCCCACTTAATCTCAAACATCAAAAAACTTCACTCCACAAAGCATGAGCAAACTTACAATGAAGCAAAAGATGATCTACAGTTTCCCCTTCACATCAACACAAGCAACAAAAATTAACTAGGGACAATTCCCTCTTAACAAGATTATTAATGGTAAGAATCCTATcccaagctaaaaaaaaaaaaaaaaaaaaaaaaaaaaaaaaaaaaaagacactctTTTAGGTGCTACACaccaaatactcttccaaggGAAAGAAACATTAACAGGACCAAACAAAGAATTATAATGAGAGCGCACATCAAAAACCCCTTTCCAAGACAATTTCCAACTCAAAATGATCATCAACCTCACCATTACATCTACAGGCACATCACGTTCGGCAACAGGAAAAATCATTCAACctaaatccccccccccccaacaaaaaagaagaaaaatactccAAAAATACACAAACCCCTTCCCTCACTGCCCGTACTATGTTTATAAATAGTCCACCCTATTGGCGCTGCCAATATGCTAGAATTGCATTTGTTGAACAATTAAGATAAAGTCATAAAACATCTTATTAACCTAGCTAATGAGCTCTAACTCAAACGGTATCTCCTCCCCTCGTAAGAGCAAGGTGTGAGGTTGCAAGTGAACCACcagctgtgtgtgtgtgtaattaccaaaaacaaaactctaATTAACCTTAATAGGCATGCTCTTGAATGTTAGTAAAGTATTGTGTGAGATTGCAGGTTTAATACCCGTAGGgtgcatgtgtttttttttttaattaattaaaaaaaaaactttcattaacTTTTGTGAGCATGCACCTTGAATTATAGGAATCTTATGTCATGtcaccaaccaaacaaataaattttgcCTTGCCTACAAAAGTTAACAACttagatattaaaaaataatggaaaacaaaatgaaaaagagaaagagaatcaTAGGCACCACCAAGTAGTGAACACAGAACATTCATTTTATGTTTCatgtaaataatattaaaaaaataaaataaattgaagcaGGACAAACTTTAGTACCTCGTCCAGGAGTTCACTCCGTCCCTGACCAGCTTCAACTGCTGCCAAAGCTTTTTCATGCCAGCCATGTTGAAGAAGCCAAGCAATATGATCTTCTGCATCCCTGACAAAAATCATAAATGCATGTAAGTctccaaaataaatatattttcaaaata
Protein-coding regions in this window:
- the LOC115980297 gene encoding uncharacterized protein LOC115980297; the protein is MSPLIRLLRIIDSDEKPAMGYVYDGMYRVIDGIKKIFKDKKRLWEPYVNIIKDRWDNQFYRDIHAAAYWLNPAFQYDTSTLNKRLETQSAVTDVIESKVSVGRLKLVEELRLFREREQTFGTQLAQESAKTSQPDEWWKLFGSCAPTLQKFAIRILSQTAASSGCERNWSAFEQIHTKRRNRLEHQRLNDLVFVHYNYRLKERVKRKKFNFDPIDYASIDKTEFWVVEDEEPPFLDHEEIENALYEEGAYPIEEGSSSHVQRDMDNEVIEDDDDDINLESFGDEDDAPPGFRDKNHPIHVEVEEDEDEDDDDDASGGAFGSHDDIDFNFLHNK